A genomic region of Herbaspirillum sp. DW155 contains the following coding sequences:
- the hprK gene encoding HPr(Ser) kinase/phosphatase, whose product MPNYSALSIQQLYEENRESLQLGWFAGFPGGERLISGDAVSASDQVGHLNLIHPGRLQVFGHQEIEYYNRLSNTSRAYQTAELVAGEPPAFIIAQGLSTPPDLLAVCDEKNIPLFSTPLPAAQVIDYLRVYLSKKLAQQITMHGVFMDVLGVGVLITGESGLGKSELGLELISRSHGLVADDAVEFARIAPNMIEGRCPPLLANLLEVRGLGLLDIKAIFGETAVRRKMRLKLIVHLVRRSTLEENYERLPLDAQYEEVLGLPIRKVVIPVAAGRNIAVLLEAAVRNTILQLRGIDTLKEFIERQRRAMNGE is encoded by the coding sequence ATGCCCAATTATTCCGCGTTGTCGATTCAGCAGCTGTACGAAGAAAACCGTGAGTCCCTGCAACTGGGCTGGTTCGCCGGCTTCCCCGGCGGCGAGCGCCTCATCTCCGGCGACGCCGTGTCGGCCTCCGATCAGGTTGGTCACCTGAACCTGATCCACCCCGGCCGCCTGCAGGTCTTCGGCCATCAGGAAATCGAGTACTACAATCGTCTCTCCAACACCTCGCGCGCCTACCAGACCGCCGAACTGGTGGCCGGAGAACCGCCCGCCTTCATCATCGCGCAGGGCCTGTCGACACCGCCCGATCTGCTGGCGGTCTGCGATGAAAAGAACATCCCGCTGTTTTCCACGCCGCTGCCGGCCGCCCAGGTGATCGACTATCTGCGCGTGTATCTGTCCAAGAAACTGGCGCAGCAGATCACCATGCATGGCGTGTTCATGGACGTACTGGGCGTGGGTGTGCTCATCACCGGCGAATCGGGCCTGGGCAAGAGCGAACTGGGTCTGGAACTGATTTCGCGCAGCCACGGCCTGGTGGCCGATGATGCGGTGGAGTTCGCCCGCATCGCACCCAACATGATCGAGGGCCGCTGCCCGCCGCTGTTGGCGAACCTGCTGGAAGTGCGCGGCCTGGGTCTGCTGGACATCAAGGCCATCTTTGGCGAGACTGCCGTACGCCGCAAGATGCGCCTGAAACTGATCGTGCACCTGGTCCGCCGCAGCACCCTGGAAGAAAACTACGAACGCCTGCCGCTGGATGCGCAGTACGAAGAAGTGCTGGGCCTGCCGATCCGCAAGGTGGTCATTCCCGTGGCCGCCGGCCGCAACATCGCGGTGCTGCTGGAGGCCGCCGTGCGCAATACCATCCTGCAACTGCGCGGCATCGACACCTTGAAGGAATTCATCGAACGCCAGCGCCGCGCCATGAACGGCGAATAG
- the rapZ gene encoding RNase adapter RapZ, with protein MRIVLITGISGSGKSVALHVLEDAGYFCVDNLPPSLLCDLVQTRIKEGASMLAVATDARSADSLATLRTDIEQLRSDGHDVKVFFLTASDETLITRFSETRRSHPLSHRLLPGRNPNDRLTLTECIALEKDMLGDLQDIGLVMDTSELSSNKLRRWIKELVDLERSPLTLLIESFAFKHGLPLDADLVFDVRMLPNPHYDARLRPLTGRDTPVIEFLASYPEVADMFNDIRSFVEKWLPSFKNDNRSYLTVAIGCTGGQHRSVYLAEQLASHFRATEQVVCRHRQLN; from the coding sequence ATGCGAATCGTTCTGATCACCGGCATTTCCGGTTCCGGCAAATCGGTAGCACTGCACGTGCTGGAAGACGCCGGCTATTTCTGCGTGGACAATCTCCCCCCTTCCCTGCTGTGCGATCTGGTACAGACGCGCATCAAGGAAGGCGCCAGCATGCTTGCAGTGGCCACCGATGCGCGCAGCGCCGATTCGCTGGCCACGCTGCGTACCGACATCGAGCAGTTGCGCAGCGATGGCCATGACGTCAAGGTCTTCTTCCTGACCGCCTCCGACGAGACCCTCATCACCCGCTTTTCCGAGACGCGCCGCAGCCATCCGCTGTCACATCGCCTGCTGCCGGGCCGCAATCCGAATGACCGCCTGACTCTTACCGAGTGCATCGCTCTGGAGAAAGACATGCTGGGCGACCTGCAGGACATCGGCCTGGTGATGGATACGTCGGAACTCAGTTCCAACAAGCTGCGCCGCTGGATCAAGGAGCTGGTGGACCTGGAGCGCTCACCGCTGACGCTGCTCATCGAATCGTTTGCCTTCAAGCACGGCCTGCCGCTGGACGCCGATCTGGTGTTCGACGTGCGCATGCTGCCCAATCCGCACTACGATGCCCGGCTGCGTCCGCTGACCGGACGGGATACGCCGGTGATCGAGTTCCTGGCCAGCTATCCCGAAGTGGCCGACATGTTCAACGACATCCGCAGCTTTGTGGAAAAGTGGCTGCCCTCCTTCAAGAACGACAACCGCAGCTATCTCACGGTGGCCATCGGCTGCACGGGTGGCCAGCATCGTTCGGTCTATCTGGCAGAACAACTGGCCAGCCACTTCCGCGCAACTGAACAGGTGGTGTGCCGGCATCGGCAACTGAACTGA
- the mutY gene encoding A/G-specific adenine glycosylase, with protein sequence MKGLVEPRRKKAAASQDAGAQYEDPSFSAAVIAWQKQHGRHKLPWQNTRDAYRVWLSEIMLQQTQVAAVIPYYQRFLERCPDVFALAAAPSEDVMALWSGLGYYTRARNLHRCAQRVVAEYGGRFPDDPALLADLPGIGRSTAAAIAAFSYGRRAAILDGNVKRVFARVFGIDGYPGAKPVEDQLWLRAVALLPEDDIESYTQGLMDLGATLCVRGKPACTRCPLAARCVALADDRVAELPVSKPKKAVPEKDTVMLVITHGADVLLEQRPDSGIWGGLLSLPEIAVSDAAGFDTAVHTLVAPYGELDGCRKLQPFSHVFTHFKLHVAPFQVALKSRTHHIAEGALLWYPASRLADAPLPAPVKKLLLGVLRSDDLLATT encoded by the coding sequence ATGAAGGGTCTCGTCGAACCGCGCCGCAAGAAGGCGGCCGCCAGCCAGGACGCTGGTGCGCAGTATGAAGATCCCTCCTTTTCGGCGGCAGTGATCGCCTGGCAGAAGCAGCACGGCCGTCACAAGCTGCCCTGGCAGAACACGCGCGATGCGTATCGGGTGTGGCTCTCCGAGATCATGCTGCAGCAGACCCAGGTGGCGGCCGTGATTCCGTATTACCAGCGCTTCCTGGAACGTTGCCCGGATGTCTTCGCCCTGGCCGCTGCGCCCTCCGAAGACGTGATGGCGCTCTGGAGCGGGCTGGGCTACTACACCCGCGCACGCAACCTGCACAGGTGCGCGCAGCGCGTGGTGGCGGAATATGGTGGACGCTTCCCGGATGATCCGGCGCTGCTGGCCGACCTGCCCGGCATCGGGCGCTCCACCGCCGCCGCCATCGCGGCCTTTTCCTACGGACGGCGCGCGGCCATTCTCGATGGCAACGTCAAGCGTGTGTTTGCGCGGGTGTTCGGCATCGATGGCTATCCCGGTGCCAAGCCGGTTGAAGACCAGCTCTGGCTGCGCGCCGTGGCGCTGCTGCCCGAGGACGATATCGAGTCCTATACCCAGGGCCTGATGGATCTGGGCGCAACGCTGTGCGTGCGCGGCAAGCCCGCCTGCACGCGCTGTCCCCTGGCCGCACGCTGCGTGGCACTGGCCGATGACCGCGTGGCCGAGCTGCCGGTGAGCAAGCCGAAGAAAGCCGTGCCGGAAAAGGACACCGTGATGCTGGTCATCACCCACGGAGCAGATGTGTTGCTGGAACAGCGCCCGGACAGCGGCATCTGGGGCGGCCTGCTGTCACTGCCGGAAATCGCGGTCAGTGACGCCGCAGGATTCGATACCGCCGTCCATACGCTGGTGGCGCCCTATGGCGAACTGGACGGCTGTCGCAAGCTGCAGCCGTTCTCGCACGTCTTCACGCACTTCAAGCTGCATGTCGCGCCCTTCCAGGTGGCCTTGAAGAGCCGCACGCATCACATCGCCGAGGGCGCGCTGCTCTGGTATCCGGCCAGCAGGCTGGCCGATGCGCCCTTGCCGGCGCCGGTCAAGAAACTCTTGCTGGGGGTCTTGCGGTCGGACGATTTGCTGGCCACTACCTGA
- the mutM gene encoding bifunctional DNA-formamidopyrimidine glycosylase/DNA-(apurinic or apyrimidinic site) lyase — protein MPELPEVEVTRRGVAPHLEGQTVSGVVLRHTGLRWPFPTGLDALLTGRVIRSTGRRGKYLLIHFDHGTLIVHLGMSGHLRILPPGIAPQKHDHFDLEVGGQVMRMTDPRRFGAILWHDLSEGDIEEHLLLRSLGVEPLEDKFSAAELFRQTRGRSAPIKQVLLAGDIVVGVGNIYASESLFKARINPKTPAGKISLARYERLAEAIRETLAAAIEQGGSSLRDFIAVNGQSGYFQQNYFVYNRTGEPCRICATPIRQIKQGQRSTFYCVNCQK, from the coding sequence ATGCCTGAATTACCAGAAGTCGAAGTCACCCGCCGCGGGGTCGCACCCCATCTGGAGGGGCAGACCGTCAGCGGCGTCGTGCTGCGCCATACCGGCCTGCGCTGGCCTTTCCCCACCGGACTGGATGCGCTCCTGACCGGCCGCGTGATCCGCAGTACCGGACGGCGCGGCAAATACCTGCTGATCCATTTCGACCATGGCACGCTCATCGTGCACCTGGGCATGTCGGGCCATCTGCGCATCCTGCCGCCGGGCATCGCCCCGCAAAAGCATGACCACTTCGATCTGGAAGTGGGCGGCCAGGTCATGCGCATGACCGACCCGCGCCGCTTCGGTGCCATCCTCTGGCACGACCTCAGCGAGGGCGACATCGAGGAACACCTGCTGCTGCGCAGCCTGGGCGTGGAACCGCTGGAAGACAAGTTCAGCGCGGCCGAACTGTTCAGGCAGACGCGCGGGCGCAGCGCCCCCATCAAACAGGTGCTGCTGGCCGGCGATATCGTGGTCGGGGTCGGCAACATCTATGCGTCCGAGAGCCTGTTCAAGGCCCGCATCAATCCCAAGACGCCAGCGGGAAAGATCAGCCTGGCACGCTACGAACGCCTGGCCGAGGCCATTCGCGAGACGCTGGCCGCCGCCATCGAGCAGGGCGGCAGCAGCTTGCGCGACTTCATTGCCGTAAACGGACAGTCGGGTTACTTCCAGCAGAATTACTTCGTCTACAACCGTACCGGCGAGCCTTGCCGCATCTGCGCCACACCGATCCGCCAGATCAAGCAGGGCCAGCGGTCCACCTTTTATTGCGTGAACTGCCAGAAATGA
- a CDS encoding tetratricopeptide repeat protein has product MKKTIALLTSSLLLTACSVFQQPGDKENAQGDQKTASSSSSSKQASRKKAAKARVQPQEDALPAVALSEDILYKVLTSEIAFQRGQWQSAYVTMLAAAQQTRDPRLAKRAAEMAVTARQPGEALVAVRLWTELAPHSDEALQNYLGLIMLSDSVDEIEPLLTQRLADAAPQARGPMLLQVQRLLARAKDKQASYAILQNISKPYGDLMETHLALAQGAFSMGDGATAQREAAAALKIKPDSELAVLTAAQVASNNKDATKLVTDFLRKYPDAREVRVAYARSLVEQKEFKQARSQFETLLKEDGEDATTLFALGVLSAETNQLKDAEYYLQRYLQVLSAQPEEDRDPSQALLLLSRIAEERRDLDSALRYLEQAEPGTEGYISLQVRRAQLLSRKNDIEGARKALEDAQSESTNDGEQLQLMLAESTLLRDANRNQEAADVLKSGLERFPNNTDLLYDYSMVLDKLGKYDEMEASLRRVMKLAPGNQHAYNALGYSLADRNVRLPEALELIQKASDLAPEDPFIADSLGWVLFRMGRLEQAETQMRRAYALRPDVEIGVHLGEVLWTNGKQDEARKVWREVSLKEPNNEVLKSTLARLNVKL; this is encoded by the coding sequence TTGAAAAAAACCATCGCCCTCCTCACCAGTTCCCTGCTGCTGACAGCCTGCTCGGTCTTCCAGCAGCCCGGCGACAAGGAGAACGCCCAGGGGGATCAGAAGACGGCATCCTCGTCGTCTTCCTCCAAGCAAGCCAGTCGCAAGAAGGCCGCCAAGGCCCGGGTACAGCCGCAGGAAGATGCGCTGCCCGCCGTGGCGCTGAGCGAAGACATTCTTTACAAAGTGCTGACGTCCGAGATCGCCTTCCAGCGCGGCCAGTGGCAATCAGCCTACGTGACCATGCTGGCCGCTGCCCAGCAGACGCGCGACCCGCGCCTGGCCAAGCGTGCCGCCGAAATGGCGGTGACGGCGCGCCAGCCCGGAGAAGCCCTGGTGGCCGTGCGGTTGTGGACCGAACTGGCGCCGCATTCGGATGAAGCCCTGCAGAACTACCTGGGCCTGATCATGCTCTCGGACAGCGTGGACGAGATCGAACCGCTCCTGACCCAGCGCCTGGCCGACGCCGCCCCGCAGGCGCGCGGCCCGATGCTGCTGCAGGTGCAGCGCCTGCTGGCGCGCGCCAAGGACAAGCAAGCCAGCTACGCCATCCTGCAAAATATCAGCAAGCCCTACGGCGACCTGATGGAAACCCACCTGGCACTGGCCCAGGGTGCCTTCAGCATGGGCGATGGTGCCACCGCCCAGCGCGAAGCCGCCGCCGCCCTGAAGATCAAGCCCGATTCGGAACTGGCCGTACTCACCGCTGCCCAGGTCGCCTCCAACAACAAGGATGCGACCAAGCTGGTGACCGACTTCCTGCGCAAGTATCCGGATGCGCGCGAAGTGCGTGTGGCCTACGCCCGCAGCCTGGTCGAGCAGAAGGAGTTCAAGCAGGCCCGCAGCCAGTTCGAAACCCTGTTGAAGGAAGACGGCGAAGATGCCACCACGCTCTTCGCCCTGGGCGTGCTCTCGGCCGAGACCAACCAGCTGAAGGATGCCGAATACTATCTGCAGCGCTACCTGCAGGTGCTCTCGGCCCAGCCCGAAGAAGACCGCGACCCCAGCCAGGCGCTGCTGCTGCTCTCGCGCATCGCCGAGGAGCGCCGTGATCTGGATTCGGCCTTGCGCTATCTGGAGCAGGCCGAACCCGGCACCGAGGGTTACATCAGCCTGCAGGTACGACGTGCCCAGCTGCTGTCCCGCAAGAACGACATCGAAGGCGCCCGCAAGGCGCTGGAAGATGCCCAGTCCGAATCGACCAACGACGGCGAGCAACTGCAGCTGATGCTGGCCGAGTCCACCCTGCTGCGCGACGCCAACCGCAACCAGGAGGCGGCTGATGTGCTCAAGAGCGGCCTGGAGCGCTTCCCCAACAATACCGACCTGCTCTACGACTATTCCATGGTCCTGGACAAGCTGGGCAAGTACGACGAGATGGAAGCCTCGCTGCGCCGCGTCATGAAGCTGGCCCCCGGCAACCAGCACGCTTACAACGCCCTGGGCTATTCGCTGGCGGACCGCAACGTGCGCCTGCCCGAAGCGCTGGAACTGATCCAGAAGGCCTCCGACCTGGCACCGGAAGACCCCTTCATCGCCGACAGCCTGGGCTGGGTGCTGTTCCGCATGGGCCGTCTTGAACAGGCCGAGACGCAGATGCGCCGCGCCTATGCCTTGCGGCCGGACGTGGAAATCGGCGTGCATCTGGGTGAAGTGCTGTGGACCAATGGCAAGCAGGACGAAGCGCGCAAGGTATGGCGCGAAGTCAGCCTGAAAGAACCCAATAACGAAGTCCTGAAAAGCACGCTGGCGCGGCTCAATGTGAAGTTATGA
- the lolB gene encoding lipoprotein insertase outer membrane protein LolB, protein MSKTCAFPKLAAVCLAGLLGGCATVSQDAVPTNATAPAYQASIEIDGRISVQYEQDDRPQSLHGSFFWKQTAQELNLEMFSPLGQTVATINVRPGIATLVQSGRAPQVAADVDALAAQSLGWPLPVSGMRQWLQGSGTDANGKPFVAKTGENDASFTTRDGWRVTYANWESDAASGQTRPKRIDLTRSTTQAGKVSIRIAIDGWKKP, encoded by the coding sequence ATGAGCAAGACATGCGCTTTTCCGAAGCTCGCGGCCGTCTGTCTGGCCGGTCTGCTGGGCGGTTGCGCCACGGTCTCGCAGGATGCCGTGCCGACCAATGCCACGGCACCGGCCTATCAGGCCAGCATCGAGATCGATGGCCGCATCTCGGTGCAGTACGAGCAGGATGACCGCCCGCAATCCCTGCACGGCAGCTTCTTCTGGAAGCAGACCGCGCAGGAGCTGAACCTGGAGATGTTCTCGCCGCTGGGCCAGACCGTGGCCACCATCAACGTCAGGCCCGGCATCGCCACGCTGGTGCAGTCCGGCCGCGCGCCGCAGGTCGCCGCCGACGTGGACGCCCTGGCCGCGCAATCGCTGGGCTGGCCGCTGCCGGTGTCGGGCATGCGCCAGTGGCTGCAGGGTAGCGGCACCGATGCGAATGGAAAACCCTTCGTGGCAAAGACTGGCGAGAACGACGCCAGCTTCACCACCCGTGATGGCTGGCGCGTCACCTATGCCAACTGGGAGAGCGATGCCGCCAGCGGCCAGACGCGCCCCAAGCGCATCGACCTGACCCGCAGCACCACGCAGGCCGGCAAGGTATCGATCCGCATCGCCATCGATGGATGGAAGAAGCCCTGA
- the ispE gene encoding 4-(cytidine 5'-diphospho)-2-C-methyl-D-erythritol kinase, with the protein MTTTLTACPAPAKLNLFLHVTGRRPDGYHLLQSAFQLIDRCDTLDFRLRGDGQIRRTNEVPGVPEESDLVIRAAHLLRAASGNAQLGADITVHKLLPMGGGVGGGSSDAATTLMVLNHLWKCGYNRASLMEMGLQLGADVPFFLFGRNAFAEGVGEELSALRTADCWYVVIEPGVSVPTSVIFSSKLLTRDTQPVRITDFPDATKQVASSFGKNDLEMVATAHFPEVAAAVEWLGKFGSARMTGSGACVFCAFEHEHQAGEVLKQLPSRWIGWKAKAMQEHPLAHLVQS; encoded by the coding sequence ATGACCACCACCCTCACCGCCTGCCCGGCGCCGGCCAAGCTCAACCTGTTCCTGCACGTGACCGGCCGCCGCCCGGATGGCTATCACCTGCTGCAATCGGCCTTCCAGCTGATCGACCGCTGCGACACGCTGGACTTCCGCCTGCGTGGGGACGGGCAGATCCGCCGTACCAACGAGGTACCCGGCGTGCCCGAGGAATCGGACCTGGTGATCCGCGCCGCGCACCTGCTGCGCGCGGCCAGCGGCAATGCTCAACTCGGTGCCGACATCACGGTGCACAAGCTGCTGCCCATGGGCGGCGGGGTCGGCGGCGGCTCCTCGGATGCGGCCACCACGCTGATGGTCTTGAATCATCTATGGAAATGCGGCTACAATCGCGCCTCGCTGATGGAGATGGGCCTGCAGTTGGGGGCCGACGTTCCCTTCTTCCTGTTCGGCCGCAATGCATTCGCTGAAGGTGTCGGTGAAGAATTGTCGGCGCTGCGTACGGCAGATTGCTGGTACGTGGTGATCGAACCGGGCGTATCTGTTCCAACCTCAGTAATTTTTTCATCAAAGTTGTTGACAAGGGATACGCAACCCGTCAGAATAACGGACTTTCCTGATGCGACGAAACAAGTTGCTTCCAGCTTCGGGAAAAACGATCTGGAAATGGTGGCAACAGCGCATTTCCCCGAAGTGGCAGCAGCAGTCGAATGGCTGGGCAAATTCGGGAGCGCAAGAATGACCGGATCTGGCGCCTGTGTGTTTTGTGCATTCGAACACGAACATCAGGCAGGCGAAGTGCTCAAGCAATTGCCTTCGCGCTGGATCGGCTGGAAAGCCAAAGCGATGCAGGAACATCCTCTCGCCCATTTAGTGCAGTCGTAA
- a CDS encoding ribose-phosphate pyrophosphokinase yields the protein MALENLMVFTGNANPELARGVAEKLGIPLGKANVSKFSDGEVMVEINENVRGKDVFVLQSTCAPTNDNLMEIMIMVDALKRASAGRITAAIPYYGYARQDRRPRSARVAISAKVVANMLQEAGVERVLIMDLHADQIQGFFDIPVDNIYASPILLGDLVNKNYEDLLVVSPDVGGVVRARALAKRLNCDLAIIDKRRPKANVSEVMNIIGEVEGRNCVIMDDMVDTAGTLTKAAEVLKERGAKKVVAYCTHPVLSGPAIERIANSPLDELVVTDTIPLSPAARGCPKVRQLTCADLLAETFKRITKGDSVMSLFAE from the coding sequence ATGGCACTTGAGAACCTGATGGTTTTTACGGGCAACGCCAACCCCGAACTGGCGCGCGGCGTCGCTGAGAAACTCGGTATCCCGCTGGGCAAGGCCAACGTTTCCAAGTTCTCCGATGGCGAAGTCATGGTCGAGATCAATGAAAACGTTCGCGGCAAGGACGTCTTCGTGCTGCAGTCCACCTGCGCACCGACCAATGACAACCTGATGGAAATCATGATCATGGTCGATGCCTTGAAGCGCGCATCGGCCGGTCGCATCACCGCCGCCATCCCCTACTACGGCTATGCCCGCCAGGATCGCCGCCCGCGTTCGGCACGGGTGGCCATCTCGGCCAAGGTCGTGGCCAACATGCTGCAGGAAGCCGGCGTCGAGCGCGTCCTGATCATGGATCTGCACGCAGACCAGATCCAGGGCTTCTTCGATATCCCGGTGGACAACATCTACGCTTCACCCATCCTCTTGGGCGATCTGGTCAACAAGAACTACGAAGACCTGCTGGTGGTCTCGCCCGACGTGGGTGGCGTGGTGCGCGCACGTGCGCTGGCCAAGCGCCTGAACTGCGACCTGGCCATCATCGACAAGCGCCGTCCGAAGGCCAACGTCTCCGAGGTGATGAACATCATCGGTGAAGTCGAAGGCCGCAACTGCGTCATCATGGACGACATGGTGGACACCGCCGGCACCCTGACCAAGGCGGCTGAAGTGCTCAAGGAACGCGGCGCCAAGAAGGTCGTGGCCTACTGTACGCACCCGGTGCTGTCGGGTCCGGCCATCGAGCGCATCGCCAATTCGCCGCTGGACGAACTGGTGGTCACTGACACCATTCCGCTCTCGCCCGCTGCACGCGGCTGCCCGAAGGTGCGTCAGCTGACCTGCGCCGACCTGCTGGCCGAGACCTTCAAGCGCATCACCAAGGGTGACTCGGTGATGTCGCTGTTTGCTGAATAA
- a CDS encoding 50S ribosomal protein L25/general stress protein Ctc produces MKVIAFPRNEQGTGASRRLRRAGQTPGIVYGGTAAPTNIAVDHNALYHALKKETFHSSILDLEIEGKVEQVLLRDFQVHAYKQLVLHVDFQRVDASQKLHTKVPLHFVNAEISPAVKLHGGIISHVAAELDVTCLPKNLPEFIEVDLSKLDVGQSIHLGDLKLPNGVTAVTQENLTIATATVPAGQVAAEGEAAAGGAEEAK; encoded by the coding sequence ATGAAAGTGATCGCCTTTCCGCGTAATGAACAGGGCACCGGAGCGAGCCGCCGCCTGCGTCGCGCGGGTCAAACCCCGGGTATCGTCTACGGTGGCACCGCTGCCCCGACCAACATCGCTGTTGACCACAACGCGCTGTATCATGCCCTGAAGAAGGAAACCTTCCACTCGTCCATCCTGGACCTGGAAATCGAAGGCAAGGTCGAGCAAGTGCTGCTGCGTGACTTCCAAGTCCACGCTTACAAGCAACTGGTCCTGCACGTTGACTTCCAGCGCGTGGACGCTTCCCAGAAGCTGCACACCAAGGTGCCCCTGCACTTCGTGAACGCTGAAATCTCGCCGGCCGTCAAGCTGCACGGCGGCATCATCAGCCACGTCGCTGCTGAACTGGACGTGACCTGCCTGCCGAAGAACCTGCCCGAGTTCATCGAAGTCGACCTGTCCAAGCTGGACGTCGGCCAGTCGATCCACCTGGGCGACCTGAAGCTGCCCAACGGCGTGACCGCCGTGACCCAGGAAAACCTGACCATCGCCACCGCCACCGTGCCGGCTGGTCAAGTGGCCGCTGAAGGTGAAGCTGCTGCAGGCGGCGCTGAAGAAGCCAAGTAA
- a CDS encoding M61 family metallopeptidase yields the protein MATPIRYRITSLDPASHLYDVSVTVDAPAADGQVFSLPAWIPGSYMIREFGKNIVQLRGQSNGRKVVVRKRDKHTWQAAPCKGALTLHYQVYAWDLSVRTAHLDRTHGFFNGTSVFLAAHGFEEGEHVVEIVRPEGEDFKRWRVATALPELKARRYGFGTYVAQNYDELIDHPVEIGDFALATFQAHGVPHDVVVTGRVPNLDLARLCDDLKKICEAQIAFFEPRSKRAPMDRYVFMTLAVGDGYGGLEHRASTALICSRADLPVKGKPEQTDGYRTYLGLCSHEYFHTWNVKRIKPAVFAPYDLRQENYTSLLWLFEGFTSYYDDLFLVRTGVIDTDNYLKLVGKTITGVLRGSGRKKQSVAESSFDAWVKYYRQDENASNAIVSYYTKGSLVALGLDLSIRTQTRGRRSLDDVMRGLWTRYGRDFYSGRQQGVAEDEILAVMEELSGADLKRFYDRHILGTEDVPLEDLLPAFGVVYDASLPADAKPWLGARIGKEGGDAKLAAVYEGGPAMQAGLSAGDRLVAIDGLRVPASGPDGLLARYRLNDTVRIHAFRRDELMEFSLRLKADSAPQVSLRAMGKPVAVVRQRLAWLTLKGR from the coding sequence ATGGCAACCCCGATCCGCTACCGCATCACTTCCCTCGATCCAGCTTCCCACCTCTACGACGTCAGCGTCACCGTCGATGCCCCGGCCGCCGATGGCCAGGTCTTCTCGCTGCCGGCCTGGATTCCGGGCAGCTACATGATCCGCGAATTCGGCAAGAACATCGTCCAGCTGCGCGGCCAATCCAATGGCCGCAAGGTGGTCGTCAGGAAGCGCGACAAGCACACCTGGCAAGCCGCTCCCTGCAAGGGCGCGCTCACGCTGCACTATCAGGTGTATGCCTGGGATCTCTCGGTGCGTACCGCGCATCTGGATCGCACCCACGGCTTCTTCAATGGCACCAGTGTCTTCCTGGCGGCGCATGGCTTTGAAGAAGGCGAGCACGTGGTGGAGATCGTCCGTCCGGAAGGGGAGGATTTCAAGCGCTGGCGCGTGGCCACGGCGTTGCCCGAACTCAAGGCCAGGCGCTATGGCTTCGGCACCTATGTGGCACAGAACTATGATGAGCTGATCGATCATCCGGTGGAGATCGGCGATTTCGCCCTCGCCACTTTCCAGGCGCATGGCGTGCCACATGATGTGGTCGTCACCGGTCGTGTGCCTAATCTCGACCTGGCGCGCCTGTGCGACGATCTCAAGAAGATCTGTGAGGCGCAGATCGCCTTCTTCGAGCCGCGCAGCAAGCGCGCACCGATGGATCGCTACGTCTTCATGACGCTGGCCGTGGGCGATGGCTATGGCGGTCTTGAACATCGCGCATCGACCGCGCTGATCTGCTCGCGCGCCGACCTGCCGGTCAAGGGCAAGCCGGAGCAGACCGATGGCTACCGCACCTACCTGGGCTTGTGCAGCCATGAGTATTTCCATACCTGGAACGTCAAGCGCATCAAGCCGGCGGTATTCGCACCCTACGATCTGCGCCAGGAAAATTACACCTCGCTGCTGTGGCTCTTCGAGGGCTTCACCAGCTATTACGACGATTTGTTCCTGGTACGTACCGGCGTCATCGATACCGACAATTACCTCAAGCTGGTCGGCAAGACCATCACCGGCGTGCTGCGCGGCAGCGGTCGCAAGAAGCAGAGCGTGGCGGAGTCCAGCTTCGATGCCTGGGTCAAGTATTACCGCCAGGATGAAAACGCCAGCAATGCCATCGTCAGCTACTACACCAAGGGTTCGCTGGTGGCACTGGGACTGGACCTGAGCATCCGCACCCAGACCCGTGGCCGCCGCTCGCTGGATGACGTGATGCGCGGCCTGTGGACGCGCTACGGGCGCGACTTCTACAGCGGCAGGCAGCAGGGCGTAGCCGAAGACGAGATCCTGGCCGTGATGGAAGAGTTGAGCGGCGCCGACCTGAAGCGCTTTTATGACCGCCATATCCTTGGCACCGAGGATGTGCCGCTGGAAGATTTGTTGCCGGCCTTCGGTGTCGTCTACGATGCCAGCCTGCCTGCAGATGCCAAGCCCTGGCTCGGTGCGCGCATCGGCAAGGAGGGCGGCGATGCCAAGCTGGCGGCCGTGTATGAAGGCGGTCCGGCGATGCAGGCGGGATTGTCGGCCGGTGACAGGCTGGTCGCCATCGACGGCCTGCGCGTGCCGGCCTCGGGGCCGGACGGTTTGCTGGCGCGCTATCGTCTCAATGACACCGTGCGTATCCACGCTTTTCGTCGTGACGAGCTGATGGAGTTCAGCCTCAGGCTCAAGGCCGATAGCGCCCCGCAGGTCAGCCTCAGGGCCATGGGCAAACCGGTGGCAGTGGTACGCCAGCGTCTGGCGTGGCTCACGCTGAAGGGCCGCTGA